Genomic segment of Vitis riparia cultivar Riparia Gloire de Montpellier isolate 1030 chromosome 19, EGFV_Vit.rip_1.0, whole genome shotgun sequence:
AAGTACGTTTTCTTATCATGTGcaggtttttaattttaaaataagaagttTTGGAATCACTTTGAGCAGACTTGTGGAGGTTTGAGCACAATATACAGTTTTGGAAAAAACTATGATACCACTTAGTGGTTTTATCTGGAGTTTGAAtgtctttatttaaaatatcgGGATCAAGTGGCCATGTGTAGGTTTGAGTAAATTATAGAGTTTTAGTTTGAgcatctttatataaaatattgggTTCACATGACCAAGTGaagatttgaataaaatataacgTTTCGGAAAAAACTATGGTACCACTTGGTGGTTTTATCTGGAGTTTGAACGTCTTTATTTGAAATTCTAGGTTCAAGTGGCATGTGTAGGTTTGAGTAAATTATATAGAGTTTTAGGAAAAAGGTTTGAACGCTTCCATTAGTTTTATGTGGAGTTTGAGTGTCTTATGTAAAATATTGGGTTCATGTGGCTATGTGTaggtttgaaaaaaatatgatattgttTTGGTGGTTTTGTCGTTTTATGTGTAGTTTAATTGTCGTGGTGGCTATGTGGTTGTCTCCAAATTtccgaaaaaaaaaatgttgcatttttttttcttttccatttcatcTCGAGGTCACACCTAGGATTTAGGCATACAACATATATCATTGTCAAGGGtgaatttattaaagaaatttaaaaaataaatattgggTTGCcccatatatataataagattataaaataataatatatttcacGAATTAAGTACTATGATACGATAGAACCATTATGATTAGTTGATaatcttaattaaaaattttgtgaaagattcacatgaaaatttttatcaacaCTTCTTACAGAAGCAATTGAAAGGTTAATTTGAGATTatcttaatttctaaatttgtggtataaaatatttcataaagttCAAAGATATATTTTGTTACTTTGCTTTCAGATGGAATGCCAACAGCATAGATCAACTTCCAGATTATATGAAATGCTATCGTCGGGCATTATTGGATGTTTATGAAGAAATGGAGCAAGAGATGGCCAAGGAAGGAAAATTATACTGTGTTCACTATACAAAAGAACTGGTTTGGCACCAAATTACCTTTCTTCTAGATCCTTCTTTTTTACATGATTTGGGACCAATTACCCTCCTGATCCTCCATTTTAACATGGTTTATGTATATAAGCTAGTAGCATGACCTATTTGCATGATTATGTAACTCTGATGAAAAAACAAATCCAATCCTACTTTGTTGAAGCCAAATGGTTGAATCAAGGATATATACCAGCATTCGATGAGTAATGGAGTACTAAGTGTTTGTTGCTCTTTGCTCATTGCCACATCTTTGGTTGTCATGGGAGATATAGCAACCAAGGAgtgttattttgatattaatttgaCCATTTGGATATTAATCTAGACATGTTAAAGAtgttacataatttttattttgataaaataacctttcttggtttttatttggaatttattttgtgaaaaccACTATTCTATGCTATTAATGATAATTCATGTGCTTTTGATAATTTGATTACTTTTGAATATGCTTGTAAACCACTTTGACCATTGATTCACATTGTAGATGAAATATACATATTGATTGAACTTTTATTTagattaaaaatcattcattagATATTTTATGATGATTGATTCTCTTAGAGGGTATAAGTTAGTTAATGTGGAATTTATAAATGACATGCTTTGCTCTCTTGAGTTTATTCATTgtcttttttcatttctttaatttgagacatgttatacatatataggtttagtttttgattctttcttttagtacattatcattatttattaattaatctcattttatGAAAACACTTTTACACGCTAACAAGGTATGCTCCCTTTACTTATCTCTTTGTTTTCATTAGTATATATGCTTAATTCCTATGATTGATTTGTCttgttttgtttgatttctaTATTGTTGTATCTTTACCTCTTAATTTGGTGAAGTGCATATTGTATACATTCTGAAATTGTTGCTTGTAAACtaactctttttgttttatagaAATGCTTAGCATGCTAAGAAGGTACGTTCCTCTCCTTGATTATTGAGTGTGTTTGGTTTGTTTGAATGACCATTGATTATATCTTCATTTATGATGcgtaaatcaatggataccataaatatatatatatatatatatatatatatatatatatatatatatatatatatatatacatacatacacatacatatatacagTTTTAGGACTTAAAGGGGTACTACTATTTTGATATCTTCCCGATAGGTAATTTGACTGTCAGACTTAGACTCAGGTTTTCAAAgacattttttccaaaataaggagtcagctttaggttttattttttattttgttttcccttttaaaaaaaagtggtgactccaatttttataaaaataagttttttcacaaaaaataagtCTTGCCATTGAGTGAGAATACAAGTGAAAAATGTGGATCCACAACTACAAAATGTAAATTGTTTTGGCAAATGAATTCAATGTAAATTGTTTTGGTAGTTGATTTCTCATGTTGATGtataatgtaaattattttggcatttgaattcaaataaaaataattaattcaaataaaattatttccttctagtcatacataattttaatataatcatatatttatataaatgagGGATGCAAATCTTCATAATTTCGATATATGCAATTTAAATGTATATTAGATATGCAAGAAAAGTTAATGTAATGggaattttaacataaaatatttttaaaattatcaaaatcttTAGTTGTGGCCAAGCATAATTTGCCTCCACATTAAACTTTTTGTTGTGGCCAcaaaaatttcatgtcatatgaACCTCTATAATGACAAAAACCAATATCTTGTGTCtcaacaattttatttcaaaatttccatatatatatatatatatatatattgattactactcaaaaaatgcATTATTATAAGCTTAAACTTAATTGTATTaagcacttttgagtagtagttagacCTTTATATCCTATTTGGCATGTTAAGAACCTAGCAAATGTTACTAACCaatttttggtaagttttagtgtttttggtagctttttgatcactaAAACAGGCTAAGATTGAGGGAGAGTTTTATGCAATCTATGACAAGGCAAGTTGAAGATCAATCACATGAAGAATCCGAGCTTTGAAGCACTTCAAAACCCCTTGGCAAACTTGGCAAGGGGTTGCCAAAACTATCAGTAATAAGATggaggaaaacagagcattTCGCAAGGCAAAATCATCAGTTTCGGAAGGTGGGCCAAAATTTGGCAGGGTGTGCGAAAATCACTTTGTACGCACCGACCTTCGGGATTTTTCTCTAGAATtgtaatttttactttttactccTTTTGTAATAGATAAATAACATTAGGGTTTGTTTAAGAACTATAAATAGGGGTTGGAAAACCTCTCAAAGGATATTATGTaatgtttttgatattttggaaagtttggtttttctttgcctttccttctcattttctcttcacATTCTCTCTAGCCAAACACCCTCTGAGTATgatttctcagaggatgagtggctaagtttcacgtttcttggagtgatggaagctaggtAAAGGACCCAGATGCAAAGGTgagagttttccttgctttaaatgaaggtAGTTGTGTATCATTAATGGTTTGTATTTCAAGTTTTAGCTttaatcccttagaatcaccttgaatgtccaatacttggtaaacttttaggattctatggatgcttattgcgagatccatggatgtccattagttatcaagtacgagccattggaaggtggttcaaggtgagggtctttagtgtttgaagccattaatgggaagcaactaccatttttcaAGAATCCTTTGGATCAAAACTTATTTGCTAAATACAAatccggttcgggagataaccatcctttatgttattgtcccaatgcgagaagaagatccggaatttcccactttgcaacAGGAACCTGATCGATCCTAGTAACCTATAGCTCCAAGAGACTTTCTCTTTGTAGTAATTTCAGTTGTTTAtgtttgcttaacttaaaatcaacccTTCCGatcaatcttattttcattaaaaactaactTCCAAAAAAGGAAATCACCATTTCTCTTTTCATTAATGTCATGTGTACAAAGAAaacccatccttgtggacgatcttagagccactatactatagtagctttgtctttgctaccctagtataggGTGTtgtaggttttataaatgttttgataaaCACCCGACTGGGCACAAatcatatatatacatttttatagGTGTAGCTGTGGGAAGTGACTGTGACTATTCACTTTTCTGCTTGTAGTGTTTGACTAAGATGAAGTTATGGTGATGAGAGAAAGACACATAAGAAGATGAGCTATCTTGAACTTTGTggtagaaagaaaagaaacttaTGAGTTGAAGAGACAACCATGGTGGGGCAAACTAGAGGGAGTTTAGCAGGAAAGAATGgcaaaaataaaagggaaaatggTGGTTTTAGAGGGAAAGAAAGAGGGGTGGAATGATTTGAAGAGGGTCATGATTCAACAAAATTAATGAAGGGGATCATTTTTCCAATTTGAGGGTGGGTTATTTTGACCACAATATATTGGAATAACCCGGCCAAGTTTTAACTTGAAGGGGTCATTTATCCAACTTTGGGGCTATTTTTCATctcttaatcaaataacccaaattTCAATTGTGAAAAGCGATGCAGACCTATCCTGATAATCATGAAGCATTCAGAGagtttaatacttttaaaaatagaaaaaaatagaaaaatatgcaCCATCTCCTCCTTTAGCATATGGTTAAATCCAATTACTGTGCTCTTTCTCTTTGCAACTGCATCTAAAATTCAACCAAACCTGTTACAATTTGCTATCATCTAaaccatgaaaaaaaagaaagagagaaaaatactTCCTTCACTAGCTAGTTTACATAGCACAATTTCACTTCTTTTCCCAATCAAatcagagagagaaagtgaCACAATCATTCCAactcaaaaatcattttgaaactTGATCAAAGAGAATTCCTATCATTAAAAACTTGAGTAGAAATTATTCTGTCTAGCTAATCAGTTCAATTATGTATGATTTTATTCTTATCATAGTAACACACATCAGATATAATCACATGCACCATAGCTGTAGCTACCGTAAAACAACATTAGTGGACAAAACCAAATTCAATTATGAGCTGTCATAAAAGATAAGATCTGTACATATAACATAAAATGATTCTTTTTTCATTACTTCGATTTGCACCCGAGCTTTTTCCAAGATTCTtttaatcaatcaaacatcCCAGTGATAAAAGACTGTCctataaatagatgaattagaACAAGGAAAATAAGAGCAACTATAAGGCTTTCTTCTTAGGCTTTCCGATACTAGGGCAAAACATGTCTGTCTTACTTCCCGTCACTCCTATTCCAACCATCCAAGGGGTTGATCATCAGGAGGTGACTCGCTCCACTGCAAACTATCCTCCTAACATTTGGGGTGATCGTTTCCTCACCTACACTCCTGATGATACGGTAAGTATATTTGAGTTCACATATATTTGAGTTCCTAGATAAGATTTTGTTTCTGAAAGCAatcaagaattatttttgaaaatagttctcCAAATGAACTTATGGAGAATCGTATGCTTTCGAAAACATTACCAACTAGGCCTCgacttttatgtttttcttgcaATTTTGCTGGTGCAGGTAACCCAGGAATGTaaagaacagaaaatagaaGAACTGAAAGAAGAAGTGAGAAAGGAGCTAAAAGCCAGTGCCCATAAGTCTCCAGAACTGCTGAAGTTGATAGATTCCATCCAACTCTTGGGATTGGCATACCACTTCGAAAGGGAAATTGAAGAAGCATTGAAAGACATGTATGGAACATATAGTCTGGTTGATGACAATGAGGACCTCACAAATGCTTCTCTCCTGTTCCGACTACTAAGACAAGAAGGTTACCCCGTTCCATCTGGTAAAAGCCCCTGTCCCATAGCTGCCaaaacatatatatgtatatgtcaTCTTGAATTACTTACTATTGATTTAATGGTTAATTTTGCTGATGAAATAGATGTATTTAGGAAGTTCAAAGACAAGGAAGGCAACTTCAAGGAATCATTGATTGGTGATTTACCTGGGATGCTAGCTTTATATGAAGCTACACATTTGATGGTGCATGGAGAAGACATACTAGAGGAAGCCCTGGCTTTCACCACTGCTCATCTTCAGTCCCTGGCAACTGATACAAATAATCCTATCTCAAAACAAGTGATTCGTGCACTAAAGCTGCCCATTCACATTGGCGTGACAAGAGTGGGGGCAAGGCGCTACATTTCCATCTACCAACAAGATGGTTCCCATAATGAATCTTTACTGAAGCTTGCAAAGTTGGATTTCAACCTGTTGCAGTCACTCCATAGGAAAGAGCTCAGTGAGATCACTAGGTAAGTCTTTTGAAGCAATTTAcgcacacacaaaaaaaaaaaaaaaaaaaaaaaaaaaaaaaaaaaaaactagctaTTTAGCAATCTTCTTGATCCTCATCGTCTGCCGATATATCTTTCAGGTGGTGGAAGAGTTTAGACTTTGGGACAAAGCTACCTTTTGCGCGGGATAGACTAGTGGAGAGCTACTTTTGGGCATTGGGAGTGTACTTTGAGCCTCAGTACTTCTTTGCTCTAAGGTTCTTAACGAAAGTGACCATCATGTTAACCACTGTGGATGatatatatgatgcatatggTACAATCGAAGAGCTCAAACTCCTTACAGAAGCAATTGAAAGGTTAATTTGAGATTAgcttaatttctaaatttgtgGTATAGAATATTTCATAAAGTTCAAAAGATATATTTTGTTACTTTGCTTTCAGATGGGATGCCAGCAGCATAGATCAACTTCCAGATTATATGAAATGCTATTATCGGGCATTATTGGATGTTTATGAAGAAATGGAGCAAGAGATGGCCAAGGAAGGAAAATTATACCGTGTTCACTATACAAAAGAACTGGTTTGGCACCAAATTACCTTTCTTCTAGATCCTTCTTTTTTACATGATTTGGGACCAATTACCCTCCTGATCCTCTATTTTAACATGGTTTATATATAAGCTAGTAGCATGACCTATTTACATAATTATGTAACTCAGATGAAAAAGCAAATCCAATCCTACTTTGTTGAAGCCAAATGGTTGAATCAAGGATATATACCAACATTCGATGAGTACATGAGCAATGGAGTAGTAAGTGTTTGTTGCTCTTTGCTCATTGCCACATCTTTGGTTGGCATGGGAGATATAGTAACCAAGGAGTCCTTCCAATGGGTGCTCAGCCACCCCAAGATGATTGGAGCTTCAGAAATCATTTGCAGGCTCATGGATGACATGGCAACCCACAAGGTATTAGATTCTTCCACAGAGATTAAATGCATACTAAGTGAAATTTGATACAAAAGAACTTAACTGCATGTCTGGCAAtgcttcttttaaataattccgaaaaaacagttctcaattgtttttaaaaagaaaattttgattaataacTCAAGTATAAAAAATAGCCTTCCAGATTTATTCTCGGTTAAGGTAAGTATTCTGTATATAAtgtaaacattttcaaaatattttccatattttccatattttccatattttccttaggctatgtttgatatCCATAAAATTTGACGGAAAATGcatgcaaaagaaagaaaatagagaggaaagatagaaagaaagaaaaagtgaaggaaaataaaaatattttaaagtcaataagttatttttatttactac
This window contains:
- the LOC117908702 gene encoding (-)-germacrene D synthase-like — encoded protein: MSVLLPVTPIPTIQGVDHQEVTRSTANYPPNIWGDRFLTYTPDDTVTQECKEQKIEELKEEVRKELKASAHKSPELLKLIDSIQLLGLAYHFEREIEEALKDMYGTYSLVDDNEDLTNASLLFRLLRQEGYPVPSDVFRKFKDKEGNFKESLIGDLPGMLALYEATHLMVHGEDILEEALAFTTAHLQSLATDTNNPISKQVIRALKLPIHIGVTRVGARRYISIYQQDGSHNESLLKLAKLDFNLLQSLHRKELSEITRWWKSLDFGTKLPFARDRLVESYFWALGVYFEPQYFFALRFLTKVTIMLTTVDDIYDAYGTIEELKLLTEAIERWDASSIDQLPDYMKCYYRALLDVYEEMEQEMAKEGKLYRVHYTKELMKKQIQSYFVEAKWLNQGYIPTFDEYMSNGVVSVCCSLLIATSLVGMGDIVTKESFQWVLSHPKMIGASEIICRLMDDMATHKFEQKRVHIPSSVELYMKQYGVSKKEAYDELSKQVVKEWKDINQECLKSTPVPMPIITRVLNVTRLMNIFYKDEDEFGYVGKRMKDLIASFLIDPVSM